AGGTCTGGCCGCCCCATGAAGGCGCGCACGCAGGCCGCCCGTGCCAGATCCGCGCCTGAAAGCCGGTCTGGCGCGGTAATGGGCAGGCCGGGAAAGCCGAATGTATGCCCAAGCTCGGTTGCGCGCCGGACCACGTGCTCGAACGGGTCTGTCGTATGGTACAGGTGTGGCAGCATGATGTTGAGATGCGTGCCAAACAGGCTCAGCCAGCTGCCATGGCGCGAGATACGGCCAATACGCCCGCGCAGCGCATTGAGCTGCCGGTCATACAGCGTGCTCCAGTCCAGCCCCATGAACTTGATGCTGCCCTGCGTGAGCGGGATCATGCCCGTGCACAGATCAGCGAACATGGCGGCGCGCTCGAAGTCACGGCAGTCGATCACCGCGCATTCGCCTGGCATGATGCGCAGGTTGTAGGGCGCGGGCATGAGGCCGCTTTCCTCGAACGAAGGTACGGCATCGCGTAGTTCCAGCAGGGGCGCGTTTGCTGCCATGGTCAGAAATCCAGCATGAAGAGGATATTGACCACCAGCACCAGCATGATCCCGCGGGCAAAGCCGCGCGGCATGATGGTGGCCATCGTATCGTTACTGCTTACGGTCAGCCCCGAAATGCACGCCCCCAGCCCGACAAAGAAACCGACCAGCACGAATTTGAGCGGGATGACGAGGTAATCCCACGTGGTCATGGCGGCCAGCACGTTGAAGAAGAACGTCCAGACCGAGGACGTGATCGCCCCGCTGGCATGTGCCACCACGAAACCCATGAGCAGCGATACGACCGCGAAGATCATGCCAAGCGTAAAGCCGCCCACCGTAAAGGCAAAGGTGCGCGGCATGACCAGTACGAGGAAGGGATCGATGCCCCGCGCCTGCAGGCCACGTACTTCGCCGCCAAGCACCATCATGCCGATCTCGGTCAGTGACAGCATGCCGCTACGACCCATCAGGATGATCCCCACGAGAATGGGCGAGATTTCACGCACCAGCACCGAGACCAGGATCGAGCCTGTCATCTGCGCCATGCCAGCATAACCCAGCCAGTACGCCGCCTGCGACACGACCATGAGGCCCGCGAGTGTTGCGGTAATGACAATGCTCAGAAAACCGCCACCAATCACCTGCCGCAAGGTGGCGCGAAATTCATAGATGACCGGCCTGCGCCATGAATTGGGGCGCAGGCTCTCGCGCAGCGTGCCCCACCCCGCCCCGATCAGCAGCAGCGTGAAGCGGACCTGATGGCGCGTCAGCCGCCCCAGCGCGGCAAGCCATGGCGCAAAACGCCCGACCAGCGTGGCGAAGCGGCCGGTGTCCCTGCTCTCCTCTGGCGGGGCCATCTGGGCCAGCACGCTTGATGCCTCCTGTTCGGGCGGCGGGGAAGCGTTTTCTGTCATCGCCGCCCGGCCAGCACATAGGTGCGCGTCAGCCCCGCGCCGGGAATGAAGAAGCGCCCGCGCTCACGGAACAGGAAGTTCTGGCGCAGCTGGTGGTAGACATCCTCCGTCACCTGAATGGTGCCGACATCGGGCGCGCCCTGGGCCATCATCTCGGCCATGCCCATGGCATCGCCCCACAGGTTGAAGGCCTGCGGCGCCTTGCCGAGCATGCCGCCAAAGACGGGGCCGACATCAATGCCGATGCGGAAGACGGGGTCAAGATCCTCCTTCGCCAGCACGGCCAGCGTGTTTTCACGCATCATCAGCGCCGCGTTGGCCATGCGGAAGACCGCACCCTTGTCGGGTGTATGTGAGCAGCCCGCCACGCACACCACGCGGTGGCCGAGCATGCGGATGGAGAACAGCCCGCACTGACGGGCGATGTCCTGCAGCATGCCTGCCATCATATCGATCAGCTTGAGGTTGGCCATCGGGTCGTTCTGGGCCGTCATGACCATGTCCGACAGGCTGATGACCATGATGGCTACGGCAGGGAAGAACCCTTCCATATTGGCCAGATCCTGCGCCGCAGGCTGGCCGTTCATGCCCAGGCTG
This is a stretch of genomic DNA from Komagataeibacter xylinus. It encodes these proteins:
- a CDS encoding MlaE family ABC transporter permease; the encoded protein is MAPPEESRDTGRFATLVGRFAPWLAALGRLTRHQVRFTLLLIGAGWGTLRESLRPNSWRRPVIYEFRATLRQVIGGGFLSIVITATLAGLMVVSQAAYWLGYAGMAQMTGSILVSVLVREISPILVGIILMGRSGMLSLTEIGMMVLGGEVRGLQARGIDPFLVLVMPRTFAFTVGGFTLGMIFAVVSLLMGFVVAHASGAITSSVWTFFFNVLAAMTTWDYLVIPLKFVLVGFFVGLGACISGLTVSSNDTMATIMPRGFARGIMLVLVVNILFMLDF
- a CDS encoding ABC transporter ATP-binding protein — its product is MAANAPLLELRDAVPSFEESGLMPAPYNLRIMPGECAVIDCRDFERAAMFADLCTGMIPLTQGSIKFMGLDWSTLYDRQLNALRGRIGRISRHGSWLSLFGTHLNIMLPHLYHTTDPFEHVVRRATELGHTFGFPGLPITAPDRLSGADLARAACVRAFMGRPDLLILEDISDMLPEETVLPFFETMTAARDRGCGVLWFVRSSAAWHAYRKAVNIHMRLLDEGLFSLRVV